A single Carnobacterium inhibens subsp. inhibens DSM 13024 DNA region contains:
- a CDS encoding histidine phosphatase family protein produces MEEGCTFYFVRHGQTYFNHYRRMQGWSNTPLTPEGREDVRSSGRGLADVAFDAAYTTDLSRTIETATIILEENKKGKEMTLHPMPEFREVFFGSFEGNDVDETWGKVNELMGYSSVAEMWAETSIPEQMNAFKEADPYHDAEDFLTFWLRVEQGLIKLIDKHRDTGDKVMIVAHGNTIRYLLNNLVPELENPQPLLNASVSVVKYYNGRYHLEAYNEVGHFKNLEN; encoded by the coding sequence ATGGAAGAAGGATGCACTTTTTATTTTGTCCGTCATGGGCAAACATACTTTAATCATTATAGAAGAATGCAAGGTTGGTCTAACACACCTTTAACACCTGAAGGACGAGAAGATGTCCGCAGCAGTGGAAGAGGATTAGCAGATGTAGCATTCGATGCTGCTTATACAACTGACTTGAGTCGTACGATTGAAACGGCAACCATTATTTTAGAAGAAAATAAAAAAGGAAAAGAAATGACGCTGCATCCTATGCCGGAGTTTCGAGAAGTTTTCTTTGGTTCTTTTGAAGGAAATGATGTAGATGAAACATGGGGAAAAGTGAATGAGTTAATGGGTTACTCAAGTGTAGCTGAGATGTGGGCTGAAACGTCTATCCCTGAGCAGATGAATGCTTTTAAAGAAGCAGATCCATATCATGACGCTGAAGACTTTTTAACATTTTGGTTAAGAGTCGAACAAGGGTTGATTAAGTTAATCGATAAACACCGTGATACAGGTGATAAAGTTATGATCGTAGCGCATGGAAATACAATTCGTTACTTACTGAATAACTTGGTTCCAGAACTAGAAAACCCACAACCTTTATTAAATGCAAGTGTTTCAGTGGTTAAATACTACAACGGAAGATACCATTTAGAAGCCTATAACGAAGTGGGGCACTTTAAAAATTTAGAAAACTAA